Below is a genomic region from Rosa chinensis cultivar Old Blush chromosome 5, RchiOBHm-V2, whole genome shotgun sequence.
tctttttagtgGGTTCTTCTTGTTCATCagcaacttcttcttcaagttcttctTCAGCAGCAGCTTTTTTCACCCTTTCCCTTCTCCCTAATTGTTTCTTTGCTTCCTGTTTCTGAGAAGACCTGCCTCTTTTATCTCTTCTTGCTGCTGTGTGCTTTTTTTTGGTTGTTCTCACTTCaggtttttcttctttgtcttcATCATCGtctccaccatcttcaccatcatctccttctccacactcttcctcaccatcttcaccatcatctccttctcctctctcttcctcaccatcttcaccatcatctccttctccaacctcttcctcaccatctTTACCATCCTCACCATCACTTTTACTATTTTCTACATCTTCTTTCCGTAAATCCTCTTGAGCATCCAACATATCCTTCTCGAGTAGCTTTCTTTCCATTTCCAGCAATTCATTTTCTAGATTGTGTATCATTTCTCTCTGCTGCTCAATGACGTCCTCcaagttctttttttccttctcaatGGTTGTAAAAGCTTTCCActtcttcaacaatttgttCTGCAAGATCTGTATCTTCCTTGTTGCTATATTGTCTTCCTCAAAGGCTTTGTCCAACATCTCCCAATATCTATCATTCTGCCTTGCTAGCTTTTCATTCTCTTCGGTCAACTTCTTCAACAAGTCTTg
It encodes:
- the LOC112203732 gene encoding histone H2A.Z-specific chaperone CHZ1-like, giving the protein MKDIIDSLEEATTQKSLLQKENQKTQDLLKKLTEENEKLARQNDRYWEMLDKAFEEDNIATRKIQILQNKLLKKWKAFTTIEKEKKNLEDVIEQQREMIHNLENELLEMERKLLEKDMLDAQEDLRKEDVENSKSDGEDGKDGDDGEDGGDDDEDKEEKPEVRTTKKKHTAARRDKRGRSSQKQEAKKQLGRRERVKKAAAEEELEEEVADEQEEPTKKKKKGKKQAVKRNSMVDRIKNKIRKATEDKDFTYTTKRTRSGKRH